TGAAGTGCCTGAGTTTGGCAAACCAGAAGGCGGCATGGTATTTTCAGAAGATTACCCGGCACTCGGCAGTTTAATTAGCGGTGAAATAGCTGGATTTAGGGACGAAATGCGGCAGATAGTGGTGGTAAAAATTGGCAACCTCCTTTTTTATCAGCAGCTCAGCCGCACAATGGGCCTCGACGAGACATTATAAACCCTCCGTGCTGAAAGCCATGTATTCTTCATCGGCTCACCCGCTTATCAGTATTGACCCCGAAGTCCGTTTTGGGCGGGCGTGTATTGTTGGAACCCGGATCAGCGTGGAGGATGTGTTGGGCTGGTTGGGTAATGGTA
This genomic stretch from Hymenobacter sp. PAMC 26628 harbors:
- a CDS encoding DUF433 domain-containing protein, whose amino-acid sequence is MLKAMYSSSAHPLISIDPEVRFGRACIVGTRISVEDVLGWLGNGMSVEEVLRDFPQLTEEQVRACLRYAANHRA